AAGATCGTATTATCAATTTTGCCTATATTATTTAGCAGCGATCCCTACGGTGGTCACTGAGTGGCTGGTGAGCGGAGTCGAACCATGTCGAAGTGCGGGCTACGCCTACGCATAACCACGCCAAAGCAGCATCAACATTACTAACCTGCTCTCCTGGCGGTACAGCCGGGCGATTTACCATCACAACCTTTACGCCCAGTTCTCGCGCTGCAATTATCTTGGGCTTTGTGGCATCGCCACCGCTATTTTTACTGACGATGGTATCAATGTTATTCTCAATCAGAATTTGTCTCTCATTATTGAGGGTAAAAGGCCCGCGATCGCACAATACCATCCCCGGCGGTACTAAAGCATCTTCGCCAGGAGGGTCAATCATCCGCATCAAAAACCAAATTTCCTCCAAATGAGCAAAAGCGCCCAGTTCTTGCCTTCCAACTGTCAAAAATACCCGCTGTGACTGATTTTGCAGGGCTATTGCTGCGGCTGCAACATTATCAACTTCAATCCAGCGATCGCCACTTTCTTTTTCCCAAGGTGGACGGATTAACATTAGACGGGGTACTCCAACTTCCGTTGCCGCATCTGCTGCATTGAAGGAAATCTGGCTAGCGAAAGGATGGGTTGCATCAATTAACAAGTCGATTTGCATGACTCGCAGATAGTTAGCCAATCCAGCCGCACCACCGAAGCCTCCAACCCGCAAATCGCCCAACGGTACTGACGGTTCGCGGGTGCGGCTAGCTAGAGAAGTTATTACTTCTAACCCTTGGATAGTCGTAACTTTGGCAGCTAGTTCTGCTGCATCACCCGTCCCACCCAAAATCAAAACACGCATCATTAAAAAGGAGTCAGAATTCAGAATTCAAGATTCAGAATACTGTACCCATAAAAGGACAGGTTCAAGGAAGAAATATTTGAATTTCTTTTTGCCCACAGAGAAAGAGGTTTTAATCTATACTTACACTCTCGCGGACTCGCTTTGCTTGGCTCTATCAGCTATTCGTACAGAAAACTTTACTGAATTCTGACTCCTGACTCCTGACTTCTGACTTCTTCTTCATAAAGGTGGAATCTTTGCTAAAATGCCCTTTTTCATTGCTTCTGGACGCTCTGACCAAGGCAGTAAACCATCTGCTTTAGCGTAGTATTGACTAGCACATTCCAGTACGGCAGAGGCACTACCATCAACAGCTAAATCACCAAATAAATATGTTAATTTACCTTTGGCACTAAAGGCGACTACACAAGAACGATTACAAGCACTCATACATTCAACTTCCTGAATTGGGAATTGATCTCGTAAGTCCCAATCTTGTGCCAGCTGCTGAAGTTGGTGTAGAAGCTTTTCACCACCACTTTCACCTAAACGTTTTCCATTTTGCCAAACACTGGCACAGGTTTTGCAAACAAATAAAGTATGTTCGGCAACTTCCATTGGACTGGTTGGGGAAATATTTACAGTCGTAGTCATCT
This portion of the Nostoc sp. GT001 genome encodes:
- a CDS encoding cobalt-precorrin-6A reductase, with translation MRVLILGGTGDAAELAAKVTTIQGLEVITSLASRTREPSVPLGDLRVGGFGGAAGLANYLRVMQIDLLIDATHPFASQISFNAADAATEVGVPRLMLIRPPWEKESGDRWIEVDNVAAAAIALQNQSQRVFLTVGRQELGAFAHLEEIWFLMRMIDPPGEDALVPPGMVLCDRGPFTLNNERQILIENNIDTIVSKNSGGDATKPKIIAARELGVKVVMVNRPAVPPGEQVSNVDAALAWLCVGVARTSTWFDSAHQPLSDHRRDRC
- a CDS encoding DUF1636 family protein → MTTTVNISPTSPMEVAEHTLFVCKTCASVWQNGKRLGESGGEKLLHQLQQLAQDWDLRDQFPIQEVECMSACNRSCVVAFSAKGKLTYLFGDLAVDGSASAVLECASQYYAKADGLLPWSERPEAMKKGILAKIPPL